From Camelina sativa cultivar DH55 chromosome 7, Cs, whole genome shotgun sequence, one genomic window encodes:
- the LOC104703016 gene encoding agamous-like MADS-box protein AGL61 — protein MMMSKKKETIGRQKIPMVKIKKESHRQVTFSKRRAGLFKKASELCTLCGAEIGIIVFSPAKKPFSFGHPSVESLLDRYLSRNNISLAQTQQPQGNSAAGCELNMQLTQILSEVEDEKKKGQAMEEIRKASVRRSVINWWEKPVEEMNMFQLQEMKHALEELRKTVVTNMASFSEVKEDVFGFLDNKVTAPPYMNMSAGLSSIYNFANGNGCF, from the coding sequence atgatgatgtcaaagaagaaagaaaccatcGGACGACAAAAAATTCCAATGGTtaagataaagaaagagagcCACAGGCAAGTCACGTTCTCGAAACGCAGAGCCGGTCTCTTCAAGAAAGCTAGTGAGCTTTGCACGTTGTGTGGTGCAGAGATTGGAATCATCGTGTTTTCTCCCGCGAAAAAGCCTTTCTCTTTCGGTCATCCGAGTGTTGAATCTTTATTGGATCGTTACTTGTCCCGAAACAATATATCATTAGCTCAGACTCAACAACCACAAGGAAACTCTGCAGCGGGCTGCGAACTGAATATGCAGTTAACGCAGATTTTGAGCGAGGTagaggatgagaagaagaagggtcAAGCAAtggaagaaataagaaaagCGAGTGTGAGGCGGTCGGTGATCAATTGGTGGGAGAAACCAGTAGAGGAGATGAATATGTTTCAGTTACAAGAAATGAAACATGCATTGGAGGAGTTGAGGAAGACGGTTGTGACAAATATGGCCTCATTTAGTGAGGTGAAAGAGGATGTGTTTGGTTTCTTGGACAACAAAGTGACAGCTCCTCCGTACATGAACATGTCGGCTGGTCTTTcaagtatttataattttgccAACGGAAATGGTTGTTTCTGA
- the LOC104703017 gene encoding F-box/kelch-repeat protein At4g39753-like: protein MNYWVGGTTAASSAATSSLDEPPWKKRKSNPPPSLPFLSLPDVLILNCLSRLSKSYYPKLSLVSKTFRSLIKSIDLNHARFHHKTQEPFFYVCLKFPDRPLPTWYTLWIKPEDFDKEEENKKKKSKLVPVPSSYASEPLLIVNVGLDVYAFRQCYPPSRNMLVREKDACIWRVAPNMSVARVNHVACLFDGKIYVMGGCGANDTWGEVFDTKTQTWKPLPDPGPELRFSTMIRGIQVIQGKLYVRSNESKDSVYDPKEGKWNVADKVLEIGSKCVVDNVWYSCRPNSFMWYDKEYSDWRVVKGLSSLNQSRRSGLMETFNFNGKLLLLWDKSTKPRRRICEEKNICGALIAFEKRKNGQVWGKVEWSSVMLKVPSSYRFLRSTSILT from the coding sequence ATGAACTATTGGGTAGGAGGAACCACAGCCGCCTCTTCTGCGGCTACGAGTTCCTTGGACGAACCTCCATGGAAAAAGAGGAAATCGAATCCACCACCTTCTCTACCATTTTTGTCACTCCCAGATGTTCTCATTCTAAACTGCTTATCCCGTTTATCCAAATCCTACTACCCTAAACTATCGTTAGTCTCCAAGACCTTTCGCTCTCTCATTAAATCTATTGATCTTAACCACGCTCGATTTcaccacaaaacacaagaaCCCTTCTTTTACGTCTGCTTAAAGTTTCCCGATCGTCCTCTTCCTACTTGGTACACGCTCTGGATCAAACCTGAGGATTTCGacaaggaggaggagaataagaagaagaagtctaaatTGGTACCAGTACCTTCTTCCTATGCTTCTGAACCATTGCTTATCGTTAATGTTGGTTTAGATGTCTATGCATTCAGACAATGCTACCCTCCGTCTCGTAACATGTTGGTTCGTGAAAAGGATGCTTGCATATGGCGTGTTGCTCCCAACATGTCTGTAGCTCGAGTCAATCACGTTGCGTGTCTCTTTGATGGGAAAATATATGTAATGGGAGGTTGCGGTGCAAATGATACTTGGGGTGAGGTTTTCGatacaaagactcaaacttggAAACCTCTACCGGACCCTGGTCCCGAGCTCCGCTTCTCTACAATGATTAGAGGGATACAAGTTATCCAAGGAAAGTTGTACGTTAGGAGCAATGAGAGCAAGGATTCTGTTTATGATCCAAAAGAAGGTAAATGGAACGTTGCAGACAAAGTACTTGAGATTGGTAGTAAGTGTGTGGTAGATAATGTGTGGTACTCTTGCCGTCCCAACAGTTTTATGTGGTATGACAAAGAATATAGTGATTGGAGAGTTGTCAAAGGTCTGTCTTCACTGAATCAAAGTCGTCGTAGTGGTTTGATGGAGACATTTAACTTCAATGGAAAACTCTTACTCTTGTGGGACAAGTCTACGAAGCCTCGCCGTCGTATTTGTGAAGAGAAGAATATTTGCGGTGCACTGATTGCGTTTGAAAAGCGCAAAAATGGTCAGGTTTGGGGGAAAGTTGAATGGTCTAGTGTTATGCTAAAGGTTCCTAGTTCATACCGTTTCTTGCGTTCTACATCGATACTGACTTGA
- the LOC104703020 gene encoding uncharacterized protein LOC104703020, with protein sequence MEICMCCDAHLVTKPILNPPWSTPRRTKLGFVPARRRFPVKASAVDSPESSSNFAKRMDQAWIISQQPSPVGCSSCNSKGHVECKWCAGTGFFILGDNMLCQVPSRNTSCVICSGQGSACCRDCKGTGFRAKWLEKPPVPS encoded by the exons atggaGATTTGCATGTGTTGCGATGCACACCTCGTAACGAAACCAATTTTGAATCCACCATGGAGCACTCCGAGGAGAACAAAGCTAGGTTTTGTACCGGCTCGTCGCCGCTTTCCCGTCAAGGCTTCGGCGGTGGATTCGCCTGAGAGTTCTTCAAATTTCGCCAAGCGTATGGATCAAGCTTGGATTATCTCACAG CAACCAAGTCCTGTTGGATGCTCGTCTTGCAATTCAAAGGGTCATGTTGAATGCAAATGGTGTGCGGGTACAGGATTCTTCATCCTCGGTGATAACATGCTTTGCCAAGTACCCTCAAGGAATACTTCTTGCGTGATCTGCTCCGGACAG GGATCTGCTTGCTGTAGGGATTGCAAAGGTACTGGGTTTCGTGCCAAGTGGTTAGAAAAGCCTCCAGTGCCGTCGTAG
- the LOC104703021 gene encoding probable steroid-binding protein 3, whose product MEFTAEQLSRYNGTNGSSPIYVAIKGRVFDVTTGKSFYGPGGDYAIFAGKDASRALGKMSKKEEDVSPSLEGLTEKEMNTLNDWETKFVSKYPVVGRVVS is encoded by the coding sequence atggagttCACCGCAGAGCAGCTAAGCCGATACAACGGCACCAATGGATCATCACCGATCTACGTCGCAATCAAAGGCCGCGTGTTCGACGTCACCACGGGAAAATCCTTCTACGGCCCCGGAGGCGATTACGCGATATTCGCCGGAAAAGACGCGAGCAGAGCTCTAGGTAAGATGAgtaagaaggaagaagatgtcTCTCCTTCTCTTGAAGGTCTCACTGAGAAAGAGATGAACACTCTTAATGATTGGGAGACGAAATTTGTATCAAAGTACCCTGTCGTTGGCCGTGTTGTCTCCTAG